One window of Nostoc sp. C052 genomic DNA carries:
- a CDS encoding S8 family peptidase: MRHEKLSPGLLLAFQDYQNEGDKALITHKKSLGIIAHKSPVKPTKSVVFIYCDPDADLSYLSQYNIEVNQNSGSVRTAFLPIESLDALSEEDVIQRIKPSRKLHLRMDTALGTVKLPEFKNRTGLTGKGVIIGIIDSGIDPKHPAFAGRILHIWDQTLPGPGVTEGGYGAELTGAQLTISQDTGGHGTHVAGIAAGADTNYGGVAPEAELVIVRSDLQDAHIADGVRYVFRVARELGRPAVVNLSLGGHADAHDGSDSLSKVIDAETGPGRIVCCAAGNEGNDNIHGQAIIPSGRTRGIRFNVPLNQVGIAWLNAWYSKDSELEVSVRSPNGFVTPFQKIITDGNAAQDYQLPDARVQLATPAPDKANGDHNFFVQIRGIDPSPVMGGVWQLRVRNTSSTDTRLDVWTLDDTSSVFFTGKSVKDAVKIGSPGAASSAITVAAYTTKTKYTDIDNQVREMGLELNTISEFSSEGPLRNNGHKPDVAAPGAMIISTLSADASFDRSSMINSKFVVQAGTSMATPFVSGLVALLLQRNPELDPAAVKDYLRKNSAIPGKDAGTFDEKWGYGVINALNL, encoded by the coding sequence ATGAGACACGAAAAACTTTCTCCCGGACTACTGTTAGCATTTCAAGACTATCAAAATGAAGGAGATAAAGCTTTAATTACACACAAAAAATCTCTTGGCATCATTGCCCACAAAAGCCCAGTCAAGCCCACTAAAAGCGTTGTTTTTATTTACTGCGACCCTGATGCAGACTTAAGTTACTTATCACAATATAATATTGAAGTCAATCAAAATTCTGGGAGTGTGCGGACGGCTTTCTTACCGATAGAGAGTTTAGATGCCTTATCTGAAGAAGATGTGATTCAGCGGATTAAGCCATCACGCAAACTTCATTTGAGGATGGACACTGCCCTGGGAACAGTCAAATTACCAGAGTTCAAAAACCGAACCGGATTGACTGGTAAAGGAGTAATCATCGGCATTATAGACAGTGGTATTGATCCGAAACACCCTGCCTTTGCTGGAAGAATTTTACACATTTGGGATCAAACACTGCCAGGTCCAGGAGTCACAGAAGGCGGCTATGGGGCTGAATTGACGGGAGCGCAACTGACAATTTCTCAGGATACTGGCGGACATGGTACTCACGTTGCTGGAATTGCTGCCGGTGCTGATACTAACTATGGCGGTGTCGCGCCAGAAGCGGAATTAGTTATTGTCAGATCAGATTTACAGGATGCCCACATTGCCGATGGTGTGCGTTATGTTTTCCGAGTTGCTAGAGAGTTGGGACGCCCAGCAGTAGTAAATCTCAGCTTGGGTGGACACGCTGATGCCCATGATGGTAGCGACTCCTTATCAAAGGTAATTGATGCCGAAACTGGCCCCGGAAGAATTGTTTGCTGTGCTGCGGGTAACGAAGGAAACGATAACATTCATGGACAAGCGATCATACCCAGTGGACGCACTCGTGGTATACGCTTTAATGTTCCTTTAAATCAAGTAGGCATAGCTTGGTTAAACGCCTGGTATTCCAAAGACAGCGAATTAGAAGTATCTGTGCGGAGTCCTAACGGTTTTGTTACCCCCTTCCAAAAAATCATTACTGACGGTAATGCCGCCCAAGATTACCAGTTACCAGATGCACGGGTTCAATTAGCGACACCAGCGCCAGATAAAGCCAACGGCGACCATAATTTCTTTGTGCAAATACGTGGTATTGACCCCTCGCCAGTCATGGGAGGTGTTTGGCAACTGCGAGTCCGCAACACTTCTTCAACTGACACACGTTTAGATGTGTGGACATTAGATGACACTTCATCAGTGTTTTTTACAGGTAAAAGTGTGAAGGATGCGGTAAAAATTGGTTCGCCGGGAGCAGCTAGCAGTGCGATTACAGTTGCCGCCTATACTACTAAAACCAAGTACACAGATATTGATAACCAAGTGCGAGAAATGGGGTTAGAACTGAATACTATTTCGGAATTCAGTAGTGAAGGGCCTCTACGTAATAATGGACATAAGCCCGATGTCGCAGCACCCGGAGCAATGATTATTTCCACCCTTTCCGCCGATGCCAGTTTTGACCGCTCATCGATGATTAATTCCAAGTTTGTGGTGCAGGCTGGTACAAGTATGGCGACACCCTTCGTTAGTGGGTTAGTGGCGCTGCTGTTGCAGCGAAATCCTGAACTCGATCCGGCTGCTGTGAAAGACTACCTACGTAAAAATAGTGCAATTCCTGGAAAAGATGCAGGCACATTTGATGAAAAATGGGGTTATGGAGTGATTAATGCTTTAAATCTGTAA
- a CDS encoding C1 family peptidase has translation MPNFRMGWLPDRPDFRDYYIKNIIDDLQIKPITTATLKRENGKQDNDIESLLKSVDLRQWCSPIEDQGKLDSCTAQAGVALVEYFERKVMGEYIDASSLFLYKATRKLMHLTGDTGASIRFTMKAMALFGIPPEEYWPYEIENFDAEPSAFCYAYAQNYQSLQYFRLDLPQFSKEEVLVQIKAFLDAGFPAMFGFTAYNSIHHQNTSKTGEIPYPTQGEKVVGGHAVVAVGYDDNKSIDNPNYKSSINCPQSHPKKGAFLIRNCWGEHWGQEGYGWLPYEYLLNGLATDWWSLLKNEWVEEGQFSSLARDGILLNGSSKTKNQKESNVPVNSQEDTIDDDPAIPKLVSAGN, from the coding sequence ATGCCGAACTTTAGAATGGGTTGGTTGCCAGATCGTCCAGATTTTAGGGACTATTACATAAAGAACATCATTGATGACTTGCAAATTAAACCTATTACTACAGCCACTCTAAAAAGAGAGAACGGGAAACAAGATAATGATATAGAATCTCTATTGAAATCGGTTGATTTGCGGCAATGGTGTTCTCCAATTGAAGATCAAGGAAAACTGGATTCATGTACTGCACAGGCTGGCGTTGCCTTAGTAGAATATTTTGAAAGGAAGGTAATGGGCGAATACATAGATGCCTCAAGCCTCTTTCTCTACAAAGCTACACGCAAATTGATGCACCTAACTGGAGACACCGGAGCATCGATACGCTTCACAATGAAAGCAATGGCACTTTTTGGCATACCTCCAGAAGAATATTGGCCTTATGAAATTGAGAATTTTGACGCAGAACCATCGGCTTTTTGCTATGCCTATGCCCAAAATTATCAATCACTTCAATATTTTAGGCTCGACTTACCTCAATTTTCTAAAGAGGAAGTTTTAGTTCAAATCAAAGCTTTTTTAGATGCTGGCTTTCCTGCAATGTTTGGGTTTACAGCCTATAACTCTATTCATCATCAGAACACTAGCAAAACTGGCGAAATTCCTTATCCAACTCAGGGTGAAAAGGTAGTAGGTGGTCATGCAGTTGTTGCTGTTGGTTACGATGATAATAAGTCAATAGATAATCCTAACTATAAGTCAAGTATCAATTGCCCTCAATCTCACCCAAAAAAAGGAGCTTTCTTAATCAGAAACTGCTGGGGAGAACATTGGGGACAAGAAGGTTATGGCTGGCTACCCTATGAGTATCTTTTAAACGGATTAGCTACTGATTGGTGGTCATTACTGAAGAATGAGTGGGTTGAAGAAGGGCAGTTTAGTTCTCTAGCTAGAGATGGTATTCTCCTAAATGGAAGTTCTAAAACAAAGAATCAAAAAGAATCAAATGTTCCAGTAAATTCGCAAGAAGATACTATAGATGACGATCCTGCCATTCCTAAATTGGTATCAGCAGGGAATTAA
- a CDS encoding caspase family protein, with the protein MARYALVIGIAEYISPSLPRLSKTTNDAEAIAQLLEQYGDFQSVQRLTQGRNTKVTGAEMGEKLRTFLLEQAANNEAVIYFSGHGFITSDNLRQQEGFLATYDCKVKVEGNQIVAQESGISLDSLNKLIRDSQLSSLVVLLDCCHSGYFIERQLIQNTLNAFSSQKDYYLITASRGFERAAAMKSEEYSIFTGAVIRGLAAENAGSNRLISGDRLFDYISNELKGSIQEPIRMGWGRSINLVTYSQSDVPTTEKVAFNQENPYQGLSAFESEQAEYFCGRDAAVRTLISRLAESRFLAVIGYSGSGKSSLVKAGLLPQLQGERLPGSSQWKIVSFTPGEHPLGKLVDILTRQQQQNKPYLLFIDQFEEIFTLCQDDEERKAFIHLVAQEVKKGEGETRIILTIRGDFLNRCADYLEIITLINSIPPTSFIVTPMSFTELEEAIEKPAKLHGVTFERGLVSQISTDVVNRPGALPILQYALKELWRVCIEEPESPEPLLTRKGYEEIGGVKGALDKRATILYESLTTIEDQAFARRLFMELVQLGEAGEVTRRRATWDRLEAISDSPQQLQRVIRLLADSQHRLIITDEKTIEVAHEALLSEWKLLSDWITENLENIRLSRSLEEDFQKWQQRFNKSDNALLTGANLAVISEWVNRTQPRLTPLEEEFLHKSLERRDKDIQAQIEQAQSLQYEAEAKAKAESQRTRFAIASATLIVLSLGLGLLLQQRTLEKKQADAIASGALVEKSERLLATGNQLEAMISSVQALKELQHLGGDNSQSLNQLKVVIDSVKEHNRLEGHKAKVWGVSFSPDGTIASSSVNNQIKIWDKNGKFLYDLSGHASGVWSVRFSHNGKFLASTSQDKTFKIWNINVKNNKLIKTFRGHNNTVYDVSFSRDDKIIASGDRDGIIKVWHTDTQDNLPQPIKTLDTKTILEREGYTNINTTHRVNSLDIDPNDSSKLAYVDDDGSVRIWDWRKKDTPPENIGTHGPESLYIVRYSLQRKNLLASAGNDGNIYIWNTKNQQKKPIATIKAHQSIIYGLDFSPDGKMLASSSNDETVKVWDVDKVINGESALIATLKGHTAKVNRLEFSRNGNIIASSSNDETVRLWKWQSSDKTDITPEVENLLNYSCKFLEEYLQTHKNIPDFLNKKSDICYFK; encoded by the coding sequence ATGGCACGATACGCGCTTGTTATTGGCATCGCCGAGTATATCAGCCCATCATTACCACGTTTGTCGAAGACTACAAATGATGCTGAAGCGATCGCGCAACTCTTAGAGCAATATGGTGATTTCCAGTCTGTGCAAAGACTAACACAAGGCCGGAACACAAAAGTTACTGGGGCTGAAATGGGTGAAAAACTCAGAACATTTTTGCTAGAGCAAGCAGCTAATAATGAAGCGGTTATTTATTTTAGCGGACACGGTTTCATCACTTCTGATAATTTACGACAACAAGAAGGGTTTTTAGCAACTTACGATTGTAAGGTTAAAGTTGAAGGAAACCAAATTGTCGCCCAAGAATCTGGTATTTCTCTCGACAGCCTGAATAAATTAATCAGAGATTCTCAATTGAGTAGTTTGGTAGTGCTACTCGATTGCTGTCATAGCGGCTATTTCATAGAAAGACAATTAATACAAAACACTCTTAACGCTTTCAGTTCGCAAAAGGATTATTACTTAATTACAGCTTCTCGTGGTTTTGAACGTGCCGCAGCAATGAAGAGTGAAGAATATAGTATTTTTACAGGTGCAGTTATTAGAGGATTGGCGGCAGAAAATGCAGGCAGCAATAGGTTGATTAGTGGCGATCGCTTGTTTGATTATATCAGCAACGAATTGAAAGGTTCCATACAGGAGCCGATTCGTATGGGTTGGGGACGTTCCATTAATTTAGTAACTTATAGCCAATCAGATGTTCCCACAACAGAAAAAGTTGCTTTCAATCAGGAAAATCCTTATCAGGGGCTTTCCGCTTTTGAATCAGAGCAAGCAGAATATTTTTGTGGACGAGATGCAGCAGTTCGCACACTAATTTCGCGGTTAGCAGAGAGTCGATTTTTGGCTGTAATTGGTTATTCAGGTAGTGGTAAATCTTCTTTAGTAAAAGCGGGTTTGTTACCACAACTGCAAGGCGAGCGCCTCCCTGGAAGCAGTCAATGGAAAATCGTATCTTTTACACCAGGAGAACACCCTTTAGGTAAACTTGTTGATATTTTGACTCGACAACAGCAGCAAAATAAACCGTATCTATTATTTATCGATCAATTTGAAGAAATATTTACCCTTTGTCAAGACGATGAGGAACGCAAAGCTTTTATCCACTTAGTAGCACAGGAAGTCAAAAAGGGTGAGGGAGAAACCCGGATAATTCTGACAATTCGCGGTGATTTCTTAAATCGTTGTGCTGATTATTTAGAAATTATTACTCTCATCAATAGCATTCCTCCCACATCGTTTATCGTCACACCAATGTCTTTTACTGAGTTAGAAGAAGCAATAGAAAAACCAGCAAAATTACATGGTGTCACTTTTGAGCGTGGTTTAGTGTCGCAAATTTCCACTGATGTAGTCAACCGTCCAGGTGCATTACCTATACTACAATACGCGCTCAAAGAGTTGTGGCGAGTTTGCATTGAAGAACCTGAATCACCAGAACCACTTTTGACTCGTAAAGGTTATGAGGAAATTGGCGGAGTTAAAGGAGCTTTAGACAAACGAGCGACAATTTTGTATGAAAGTTTAACAACTATAGAAGATCAAGCCTTTGCGCGTCGCTTGTTTATGGAATTGGTGCAATTAGGTGAAGCTGGGGAAGTGACGCGGCGGCGTGCTACCTGGGATAGATTAGAAGCAATTTCAGATTCTCCACAACAATTGCAACGGGTCATAAGATTATTAGCTGATTCCCAACATCGCTTAATTATCACCGATGAAAAGACAATAGAAGTTGCTCATGAAGCGCTTTTATCTGAGTGGAAATTACTCAGTGATTGGATTACTGAAAATCTTGAGAATATTCGTCTCAGTCGCTCTTTAGAGGAAGATTTTCAGAAATGGCAACAAAGGTTTAATAAATCAGATAATGCACTGTTGACAGGTGCAAATTTGGCTGTAATTTCTGAGTGGGTGAATAGGACTCAGCCAAGACTTACCCCACTAGAAGAAGAGTTTTTACACAAGAGTTTGGAGAGACGCGACAAAGACATTCAAGCACAAATAGAGCAAGCACAAAGCCTCCAGTATGAAGCAGAAGCTAAAGCCAAAGCTGAATCACAGAGAACTAGATTTGCGATCGCTTCTGCAACACTTATAGTCTTATCTCTGGGATTGGGATTACTGCTACAACAAAGGACATTAGAAAAAAAACAAGCAGATGCGATCGCTTCTGGAGCATTAGTTGAAAAATCTGAGCGACTTTTAGCTACAGGGAATCAGCTTGAGGCAATGATCTCAAGTGTCCAAGCGCTCAAGGAGTTACAGCATTTAGGTGGAGATAATTCTCAATCACTGAATCAACTAAAAGTAGTAATTGATTCAGTGAAAGAGCATAATCGATTAGAAGGTCATAAAGCTAAAGTTTGGGGTGTAAGTTTTAGTCCTGACGGTACAATAGCCTCTTCTAGTGTCAACAACCAAATCAAGATTTGGGATAAGAATGGCAAGTTTTTATATGATCTGTCAGGACATGCAAGTGGAGTTTGGAGTGTAAGATTTAGCCATAATGGAAAATTTCTAGCCTCTACAAGTCAAGATAAAACGTTCAAAATTTGGAATATAAATGTGAAAAACAATAAACTGATAAAAACTTTTAGAGGTCATAATAATACTGTTTATGATGTTAGCTTTAGTCGAGATGATAAAATTATTGCTTCTGGCGATCGGGATGGAATTATAAAAGTTTGGCATACTGATACTCAAGACAATCTACCTCAACCCATTAAGACTTTGGATACCAAAACAATACTTGAAAGAGAGGGATACACTAATATAAATACAACACATCGAGTTAATAGTCTAGACATTGACCCTAACGACAGTTCAAAACTCGCCTACGTCGATGATGATGGTAGTGTCCGAATTTGGGATTGGCGAAAAAAGGATACTCCTCCAGAAAACATTGGTACACATGGTCCAGAAAGTTTGTACATAGTTAGATATAGTTTACAAAGAAAAAACCTACTGGCTTCTGCTGGTAATGATGGTAATATATATATTTGGAATACTAAAAATCAACAAAAAAAACCGATAGCAACAATCAAAGCTCACCAAAGTATAATATACGGCTTAGATTTTAGTCCTGATGGTAAAATGCTTGCTTCTAGCAGTAATGATGAAACTGTGAAGGTGTGGGATGTAGATAAAGTTATTAATGGAGAAAGTGCTTTAATAGCAACTCTCAAAGGACATACTGCCAAAGTTAATCGGCTAGAGTTTAGTCGTAATGGCAATATAATTGCCTCTTCCAGTAATGATGAAACCGTAAGACTCTGGAAGTGGCAAAGCAGTGATAAAACAGATATTACTCCCGAAGTGGAAAACTTGTTAAATTATAGCTGTAAATTTCTGGAAGAATATTTGCAAACCCATAAAAATATACCAGATTTTTTGAATAAGAAATCTGATATATGCTATTTTAAATAA
- a CDS encoding glucose-1-phosphate adenylyltransferase — protein sequence MKKVLSIILGGGAGTRLYPLTKLRAKPAVPVAGKYRLIDIPVSNCINSEIFKIYVLTQFNSASLNRHIARTYNFTGFNEGFVEVLAAQQTPENPNWFQGTADAVRQYLWLMEEWDVEEYLILSGDHLYRMDYRQFIQRHRDTGADITLSVIPIDERRASDFGLMKIDNSGRVIDFSEKPKGEALIQMRVDTSVLGLSKEQAQQQPYIASMGIYVFKKEVLFKLLREGIERTDFGKEIIPDASKDYNVQAYLFDDYWEDIGTIEAFYHANLALTQQPQPPFSFYDEKAPIYTRARYLPPTKLLDCHITESIIGEGCILKNCRIQHSVLGVRSRIESGCIIEESLLMGADFYQPSVERLCNVEKGNIPVGIGTDSIIRGAIIDKNASIGHDVKIINKDNVQEAERENQGFYIRSGIVVVLKNAVIPDGTII from the coding sequence GTGAAAAAAGTTTTATCAATCATTCTTGGTGGTGGCGCGGGTACTCGACTTTACCCCCTAACCAAACTCCGTGCTAAACCAGCAGTACCAGTAGCGGGGAAGTACCGCCTAATCGATATCCCTGTTAGTAACTGCATAAATTCCGAAATATTCAAAATCTACGTCCTGACACAATTCAACTCGGCTTCCCTGAATCGTCATATCGCCCGTACCTACAACTTTACTGGCTTCAATGAAGGCTTTGTAGAAGTGTTAGCGGCACAACAAACACCAGAAAACCCTAACTGGTTCCAAGGTACAGCCGATGCTGTACGTCAGTATCTATGGTTAATGGAAGAATGGGATGTAGAAGAATATCTAATTCTCTCAGGCGATCACCTCTACCGCATGGATTATCGCCAGTTTATTCAACGCCATCGGGACACGGGGGCTGATATTACTCTCTCAGTCATCCCCATCGATGAGCGCCGTGCTTCAGATTTTGGCTTGATGAAAATTGACAATTCTGGTAGAGTAATCGATTTTAGCGAAAAACCCAAAGGCGAAGCGTTAATCCAAATGCGTGTTGATACAAGCGTACTGGGATTATCAAAAGAACAAGCCCAGCAACAGCCTTACATCGCCTCAATGGGGATTTATGTCTTTAAAAAAGAGGTTTTGTTCAAGTTATTAAGAGAAGGTATAGAAAGGACTGATTTCGGTAAAGAAATTATTCCTGATGCCTCTAAAGATTACAACGTTCAAGCTTACCTTTTTGATGACTACTGGGAAGATATTGGAACAATTGAGGCATTTTATCATGCCAATTTAGCTCTGACTCAGCAGCCCCAGCCACCTTTTAGTTTCTACGATGAAAAAGCACCAATTTATACCCGCGCTCGTTACTTACCTCCAACTAAACTTTTAGATTGCCACATCACAGAATCAATTATCGGCGAAGGTTGTATTTTGAAAAATTGCCGCATTCAACATTCAGTCTTAGGAGTGCGATCGCGGATTGAATCTGGCTGTATCATCGAAGAATCTTTGCTCATGGGTGCAGATTTTTACCAACCTTCTGTGGAACGCCTATGCAATGTAGAAAAAGGTAACATTCCTGTAGGTATTGGTACTGACTCGATTATTCGCGGTGCCATCATCGATAAAAACGCCAGCATTGGTCATGATGTCAAGATTATCAATAAAGATAACGTGCAAGAAGCTGAACGGGAAAATCAAGGTTTCTACATCCGCAGTGGCATCGTTGTCGTGTTGAAAAATGCTGTAATTCCTGATGGAACAATCATTTAA
- a CDS encoding fasciclin domain-containing protein, producing MADLVETAIAAGNFNTLIKAAEAVNFIETLKSPGSFTLFAPTDEAFANLPEGTLDLLLQDIPKLQKIVAYHIASGDVRSDDLLEINEAETLEGSIVAIESADGKFKVNNANVLKTDILTDNGVIHIIDTVLIPAIVAGK from the coding sequence ATGGCTGACCTTGTGGAAACTGCGATCGCCGCAGGTAATTTCAATACCCTAATAAAGGCTGCTGAAGCTGTAAATTTCATAGAAACTTTGAAAAGCCCTGGTTCTTTCACACTCTTTGCACCAACTGACGAAGCTTTTGCTAATCTGCCAGAGGGAACTTTAGATTTGTTATTACAAGATATTCCCAAGCTCCAGAAAATTGTGGCGTATCATATCGCTAGTGGAGATGTCAGGTCTGATGATTTGCTAGAGATTAATGAAGCAGAGACGCTTGAGGGGTCTATTGTAGCCATTGAATCTGCCGACGGTAAATTTAAGGTGAATAACGCCAATGTCCTCAAAACAGATATTCTGACAGACAATGGCGTAATCCATATTATTGATACGGTGTTGATACCTGCAATAGTGGCAGGGAAGTAA
- a CDS encoding CU044_2847 family protein has translation MSEVQQLFFQADGEIEQIEINVTATEITQEIEKDDDGIEYMDVRTDAIARMQQARQMIRSYTIYALSAFKDFNTAEIEEVSLKFGIKLGGKAGIPYITEGSAESNLEIQVKCKFPEKPKPDSQ, from the coding sequence ATGTCAGAAGTGCAGCAACTCTTTTTCCAAGCAGACGGGGAGATTGAGCAGATTGAGATTAACGTCACAGCTACCGAAATAACTCAGGAAATTGAGAAGGACGATGATGGCATAGAATACATGGATGTGCGAACAGATGCGATCGCTCGGATGCAACAAGCTCGGCAAATGATTCGCTCTTATACTATCTATGCTCTTAGTGCTTTTAAAGACTTCAATACTGCTGAGATTGAGGAGGTAAGTCTTAAATTTGGCATTAAGCTGGGTGGGAAGGCAGGCATTCCTTACATTACCGAAGGCTCTGCTGAAAGTAATCTGGAAATTCAAGTGAAGTGTAAGTTTCCAGAAAAACCAAAACCTGATTCACAGTAA
- a CDS encoding AAA family ATPase codes for MNKTSNHSSLLTSNSSLLTSHSSLFLLIGLPGSGKSTLAKQLLAECPQMPVISTDAIRGQLFGSQAIQGSWLLIWGEIQRQFQQALSTENRAIFDATNAQRQHRREVIALARDLGFTHITGIWVDTPVWLCLARNKRRSRQVPEEVILRMHRQLRDAPPRLEEGLDNLIRRSEKSEYGNCDRLVSENHT; via the coding sequence ATGAATAAAACTTCCAATCACTCTTCACTTTTAACTTCTAACTCCTCACTCTTAACTTCTCACTCCTCACTTTTTTTGTTGATTGGTCTTCCAGGTAGCGGTAAGTCAACTTTGGCAAAACAATTACTGGCAGAATGCCCCCAGATGCCCGTGATTTCTACAGATGCCATTCGGGGGCAATTGTTCGGTTCCCAAGCCATTCAGGGGTCATGGCTGCTGATTTGGGGCGAAATTCAGCGGCAATTTCAGCAAGCTCTTTCCACCGAAAATAGAGCTATTTTCGATGCCACTAATGCCCAGCGCCAACATCGCCGTGAAGTTATTGCCTTAGCTCGTGACTTGGGCTTTACCCACATTACGGGAATTTGGGTAGATACACCAGTTTGGCTGTGTTTGGCACGGAATAAAAGGCGATCGCGCCAGGTTCCTGAAGAAGTTATTTTGCGGATGCACCGTCAACTCCGGGATGCTCCCCCAAGGCTGGAAGAAGGACTAGACAACCTGATCCGCCGATCAGAAAAATCGGAGTACGGAAATTGCGATCGCTTGGTGAGCGAGAACCACACTTGA
- a CDS encoding glycoside hydrolase family 13 protein — translation MQIQTPDWVKHAVFYQIFPDRFARSKQPRKRLLHEARWEDWDAIPTLQGYKGGDLWGILEELDYIQDLGINAIYFTPIFQSASNHRYHTHDYYQVDPMLGGNEAFKELLDAAHQRNIKVVLDGVFNHSSRGFFFFHDVLENGPHSPWVNWFKIEGWPLAPYNGELPANYVSWVGNRALPQFNHDNPEVREYIMEIAEYWIKLGIDGWRLDVPFEIETPGFWQEFRDRVKAINPEAYIVGEVWGDSRQWLDGTQFDGVMNYLFAGPTIAFAAGDRVVLEQVQSRDYQPYPPLFAAEYATKIQEVLQLYPWEIQLTQLNLLASHDTARLMTIAGGDIASVELSTLLLLTFPGAPSIYYGDEVGLPGGIDPDSRRGFPLESKWNQEIFNIHRQLIALRQTYPALRTGDYQVLHAQGQLYIFARTLGTEELLIAVNAGTSSATANADVPSLRTQPNKLLYGTAEIEWNGDGETQRLSLTVPERSGCILGIGE, via the coding sequence ATGCAAATTCAAACACCAGACTGGGTAAAACACGCTGTTTTCTACCAAATTTTCCCAGACCGCTTTGCCAGAAGCAAACAGCCGCGCAAACGGTTGTTACACGAAGCCCGTTGGGAAGATTGGGATGCTATACCAACCCTTCAAGGTTATAAAGGCGGTGATTTATGGGGCATCTTGGAGGAATTAGACTACATCCAGGATTTGGGAATTAACGCGATTTACTTCACACCTATTTTTCAATCCGCCAGCAATCATCGCTATCATACCCACGATTATTACCAAGTTGACCCGATGTTAGGGGGCAACGAGGCTTTTAAGGAATTGCTAGACGCAGCCCATCAACGGAATATCAAAGTTGTTCTGGATGGGGTATTTAACCATTCCAGCCGTGGCTTTTTCTTTTTCCACGACGTTTTAGAAAATGGCCCCCATTCGCCTTGGGTAAATTGGTTCAAAATTGAAGGCTGGCCTCTAGCACCTTACAACGGGGAATTGCCTGCTAACTACGTGAGTTGGGTGGGAAATCGCGCTTTACCACAATTTAACCACGACAATCCAGAAGTGCGGGAATACATTATGGAGATTGCCGAATATTGGATTAAATTAGGCATCGATGGTTGGCGGTTGGATGTACCATTTGAAATAGAAACTCCTGGCTTTTGGCAGGAATTTCGCGATCGCGTCAAAGCCATCAATCCCGAAGCTTATATTGTGGGCGAAGTGTGGGGAGATTCCCGCCAGTGGTTGGATGGGACACAATTTGACGGCGTGATGAATTATCTATTTGCTGGGCCGACAATTGCCTTTGCAGCAGGCGATCGCGTAGTCTTAGAACAAGTCCAAAGCCGCGACTATCAACCCTATCCACCCTTATTTGCTGCTGAGTACGCCACCAAAATCCAAGAAGTACTGCAACTTTACCCTTGGGAAATTCAGCTAACTCAACTCAATTTACTTGCAAGTCACGATACAGCCCGATTGATGACTATTGCAGGTGGCGATATAGCCAGCGTAGAATTATCAACTCTACTACTACTCACCTTTCCCGGTGCGCCTAGCATCTACTATGGTGATGAAGTTGGTTTACCTGGTGGCATAGATCCCGACTCGCGTCGTGGTTTTCCTTTAGAGAGTAAATGGAATCAAGAAATTTTCAATATTCACCGTCAATTAATTGCCCTACGTCAAACTTACCCAGCCTTGCGTACAGGTGATTACCAAGTTCTCCATGCTCAAGGACAACTTTATATCTTTGCGCGAACTTTGGGTACAGAGGAATTGCTAATTGCCGTCAACGCTGGCACAAGTTCGGCAACAGCGAATGCAGATGTCCCCAGTTTGCGTACTCAACCCAACAAGTTGTTATATGGCACTGCTGAAATTGAGTGGAATGGTGATGGAGAAACTCAGCGGTTGTCATTGACTGTTCCCGAACGTAGTGGGTGCATTCTGGGGATTGGGGAGTAG
- a CDS encoding DNA-directed RNA polymerase subunit omega: protein MLKRSKFETTQSQIMHRAEDLISAASNRYRITVQVANRAKRRRYEDFESNEDAIMKPVLRAIIEMSDELTQPEIIGEL, encoded by the coding sequence ATGCTAAAGCGTTCTAAGTTCGAGACAACTCAATCTCAGATTATGCACCGTGCTGAGGATCTAATTAGTGCAGCCTCAAATCGTTATCGTATTACGGTTCAGGTGGCAAATCGTGCTAAACGTCGGCGTTACGAAGACTTTGAAAGTAACGAAGATGCAATCATGAAGCCAGTGCTAAGGGCAATTATCGAAATGTCCGATGAATTGACTCAGCCAGAAATTATCGGCGAACTATAA